Below is a genomic region from Kribbella qitaiheensis.
GGGCCGACGATCGCGCCAGCGAGGCAGCGATGGAAGACCGCAAGCGGGAGGGGTACTTCTGATGGGTACGACGGAGCACACCCTTCTCCGGCTGGCCACGGCCGGCTCGGTGGACGACGGCAAGTCGACGCTGGTCGGCCGGCTGCTGCACGACTGCAAGGCCATCCTGGCCGACCAGATCGCGCACGTTCAGACCGTGTCCGCAGCGCGCGGCGGCGACTTCGACTTCGCGCTGCTGACCGACGGCCTGCGGGCCGAGCGGGAGCAGGGCATCACGATCGACGTCGCCTACCGGTACTTCGCGACCGACAAGCGCTCGTTCATCCTGGCCGACTGCCCGGGACACGTGCAGTACACCCGGAACACCGTCACCGGCGCCTCGACCGCGGACGTCGTGATCATCCTGGTCGACGCGCGGCACGGCGTACTGGAGCAGACCCGGCGGCACCTCGCCGTCGCGGGGCTGCTACGGGTGCCGCACGTGGTACTGGCGGTGAACAAGATCGACCTGGTCGGCTACGACGAGGCGATCTTCCAGGGAATCGCGAAGGACGTCTCGCAGCTCGCCGACCAGCTGGGCATCGCCGACGTGCAGGCGATTCCGGTGTCGGCGCTGATCGGGGACAACATCGTGGAGCCCTCGGCCTCGACCAGCTGGTACGCGGGTCCGACGCTGCTGGAGTTCCTGGAGAGCGCTTCCGGGCGATCCGACGCGTCCGCCCAGCCGCTGCGCTTCCCGGTCCAGTACGTGATCCGG
It encodes:
- a CDS encoding sulfate adenylyltransferase subunit 1; protein product: MGTTEHTLLRLATAGSVDDGKSTLVGRLLHDCKAILADQIAHVQTVSAARGGDFDFALLTDGLRAEREQGITIDVAYRYFATDKRSFILADCPGHVQYTRNTVTGASTADVVIILVDARHGVLEQTRRHLAVAGLLRVPHVVLAVNKIDLVGYDEAIFQGIAKDVSQLADQLGIADVQAIPVSALIGDNIVEPSASTSWYAGPTLLEFLESASGRSDASAQPLRFPVQYVIRPQTDNEYRDYRGYTGTVASGTVSVGDQVIVLPAGRRTSVAGIDRAVISATTTAVAERPSAVAGEAVTVRLTDDLDVARGSVIVSADSSPGTRRELSATVCWLSDRPLSVGARLLIKHTTTTAQAIVTKISGVLDLTALEFTGLGVIDATGLDLNDIGKVQLKVAAPLAADPYSSNNITGSFLLIDAHDGWTLAAGMIDDEEGELL